One genomic segment of Candidatus Berkiella aquae includes these proteins:
- a CDS encoding cytochrome b/b6 domain-containing protein — protein MSLENTAEKFGSLTKFLHWIIFMLFLLQYFLVYRREFLPNDTQEKMRYLLLHKSIGICVLILAAIMIYWRRIGVRPKNPSSMTSKERMAAKYTHILLYIVMFVMPISGILMSLYAGYSVSFFGFFNLPMLVSKNETIGGVFYQIHVLCSYFVIALVAFHAFAALYHHYVRKDDVLKRMM, from the coding sequence ATGTCTCTCGAAAATACCGCAGAAAAATTTGGGAGTCTAACAAAGTTTTTACATTGGATCATTTTCATGCTTTTCCTCCTGCAATATTTTCTTGTCTATCGTCGTGAATTTTTACCGAATGATACGCAAGAAAAAATGCGCTACCTCTTATTACATAAGTCCATTGGTATTTGCGTTTTAATTCTCGCGGCCATCATGATTTACTGGCGAAGGATTGGTGTGCGACCTAAAAACCCCAGTAGTATGACAAGCAAAGAAAGAATGGCTGCAAAATATACCCATATATTGCTCTATATTGTGATGTTTGTTATGCCAATTAGCGGTATTTTGATGTCACTTTATGCTGGTTATTCTGTTTCATTTTTTGGCTTCTTTAATTTACCAATGTTAGTCAGCAAAAATGAAACTATTGGTGGAGTCTTCTACCAAATACATGTGCTTTGCTCCTATTTTGTTATTGCCCTCGTTGCATTCCATGCTTTCGCTGCGTTGTATCATCACTATGTCAGGAAAGATGATGTGCTTAAGCGCATGATGTAA
- a CDS encoding cytochrome b/b6 domain-containing protein: MSLHNTTEKFGSLTKLLHWAIFILFVVQYYLVYRREYFPKGSSEKMQYMMLHKTFGLCAIFLALMMLIWRYVGTRPNMPSNMSGLERVSAKLVHFLLYLAMLVMPITGILMSQFGQRPIPFFNWFSVPNLLSKNEALSGFFYNAHKISSYIVIGIVALHILAALFHHTVRKDTVLKRMLPFG, translated from the coding sequence ATGTCTCTACACAACACCACGGAAAAATTTGGTAGTCTAACAAAATTATTGCATTGGGCAATCTTTATCTTATTTGTGGTGCAGTATTATCTTGTTTATCGCAGAGAATACTTTCCAAAAGGCTCCTCTGAAAAAATGCAATATATGATGCTACATAAAACTTTTGGATTGTGTGCCATATTCTTAGCTTTAATGATGCTGATTTGGCGCTATGTGGGTACTAGACCTAACATGCCAAGCAATATGTCAGGTTTAGAAAGAGTTTCTGCAAAGTTGGTTCATTTTCTTCTTTATCTAGCCATGTTGGTGATGCCAATTACAGGCATTTTAATGTCGCAGTTTGGGCAAAGACCTATCCCCTTTTTCAACTGGTTCTCTGTTCCCAATTTACTTAGCAAGAATGAAGCTTTAAGCGGTTTTTTCTATAATGCGCATAAAATCAGCTCATATATTGTTATTGGGATTGTAGCGCTTCACATCTTGGCAGCCTTATTTCACCACACCGTGAGAAAAGATACCGTTTTAAAACGCATGTTACCCTTTGGCTGA
- a CDS encoding oxaloacetate-decarboxylating malate dehydrogenase, translated as MLKYTTRFDHGLGQEWIETDLSGKELLVTPLLNKGTAFSEEERHNLKLLGKLPQRIETLQEQLFRVESQFGRYTTTLQKYIYLNNLHDKNETLFYTFLLDNLDITLPLIYTPGVSAAVQRFSHEFRQPRGLYISYPDRDKIDEILDNRTHAEIDLLVATDGERILGIGDQGIGGMDIPIAKLVVYSLCGVNPYRTIPILLDVGTDNQQLLNDPLYLGWRHARIRGKEYDDFIQTFVDAVKRKLPKSMIHWEDFGNQNARRILETYRLEHCSFNDDMQGTAVVTLAALLSAIKASNLDIKDQRIVVYGAGTAGLGIADQLFNAMVHFGVPPEAARRQFWLIDRHGLLVDGMPELNTFQQPYARPSQEANDWPNEKRDLLSVVEKIHPTILIGCSTVKDAFTEAVVKAMASHTNKPIICPLSNPNENSEGDPNNLIAWTKGKALIATGSPFPPVEYEGIKYCITQCNNALSFPGIGLGVIATKATQVTDNMLWAATQAISLKAPILQDPTLPLLPHITEIPELAAHVAHAVAEQAIKDGVATVNPSMNFAEFIKENMWKPYYRPIRSAKG; from the coding sequence ATGCTCAAATATACCACGCGCTTCGATCACGGATTAGGCCAGGAATGGATTGAGACTGATTTGTCCGGTAAGGAATTACTGGTAACGCCGTTGCTGAATAAAGGAACGGCTTTTTCAGAAGAAGAGCGCCATAATTTGAAGTTATTGGGAAAATTGCCGCAGCGCATTGAAACATTGCAGGAACAGTTATTCCGTGTCGAAAGCCAATTTGGGCGTTATACCACAACATTGCAAAAGTATATTTACCTGAATAATTTACACGATAAAAACGAAACCTTGTTCTATACGTTTTTACTCGATAACTTAGATATCACCTTGCCGTTGATTTATACGCCTGGTGTGAGTGCAGCAGTCCAACGATTCAGCCATGAATTTCGACAACCCCGTGGTCTTTACATCAGTTATCCAGATAGAGACAAAATTGACGAAATTTTAGATAACCGTACCCATGCTGAAATTGATTTATTGGTTGCCACCGATGGTGAACGTATTTTAGGGATTGGCGATCAAGGGATTGGGGGTATGGACATTCCCATTGCGAAGCTTGTGGTTTATAGCTTATGTGGTGTAAACCCATATCGTACGATCCCCATTTTGTTAGATGTGGGAACCGATAACCAGCAGTTACTGAATGATCCACTCTATTTAGGTTGGCGTCATGCACGGATCCGTGGCAAAGAATATGATGATTTTATCCAAACATTTGTGGATGCCGTAAAACGCAAATTACCCAAGAGCATGATTCATTGGGAAGATTTTGGTAATCAAAATGCAAGACGTATACTAGAAACCTATCGCTTAGAGCATTGCTCGTTCAATGATGATATGCAAGGCACAGCCGTTGTTACTTTAGCTGCGTTATTATCTGCCATCAAAGCGTCTAATTTAGATATTAAAGATCAACGTATTGTTGTCTATGGTGCCGGGACTGCGGGTTTAGGTATTGCTGATCAATTATTTAATGCAATGGTACATTTTGGTGTTCCACCTGAAGCGGCAAGACGCCAATTTTGGTTAATCGATCGTCATGGTTTATTGGTAGACGGCATGCCAGAGCTCAATACCTTCCAACAACCTTATGCTCGTCCCAGCCAAGAAGCGAATGATTGGCCAAATGAGAAACGAGATTTGTTATCGGTCGTTGAAAAAATCCATCCAACCATTTTGATTGGTTGTTCTACGGTAAAAGATGCCTTTACCGAAGCGGTGGTCAAAGCAATGGCTTCACATACCAACAAGCCAATTATCTGTCCATTATCAAATCCTAATGAAAATTCCGAAGGCGATCCTAATAATTTAATTGCATGGACTAAAGGTAAGGCTTTAATTGCCACAGGTAGCCCATTTCCACCGGTAGAATATGAAGGAATAAAATATTGCATTACACAATGTAATAATGCTTTATCTTTTCCAGGGATTGGCTTAGGGGTGATAGCAACGAAAGCAACCCAAGTGACAGACAATATGTTGTGGGCTGCCACTCAAGCTATCAGTTTAAAAGCGCCTATTCTACAAGATCCGACATTACCTCTGTTGCCACATATTACTGAAATTCCTGAACTTGCCGCACATGTTGCTCATGCAGTAGCAGAGCAAGCCATAAAAGATGGCGTAGCGACGGTTAACCCCAGCATGAATTTTGCTGAGTTTATCAAAGAAAATATGTGGAAACCGTACTATCGCCCCATCCGCTCAGCCAAAGGGTAA